One Apteryx mantelli isolate bAptMan1 chromosome 2, bAptMan1.hap1, whole genome shotgun sequence genomic window, AAGATGTCCTGGCACATTAGCAACAGGTAGTGACACTGGAATGAAGGTAGGATAGACTCTGTTGGAGGGCTGCAGAAAGTAATAGCTAAGGAACTCTTACAAGGTGGCTTTATTGAGCAATCAGTTAGTAGCTCCGTGAGAATAATTTTATGCCACTTTCATACCTTTACTCAGCGCTAGTGATTGCAAAGCCTATATCTGTGTGCTTGGCACTGGTTTCTTACCATAATGGCTTGTTTTCAGAGCAGCCATCATTTGAGTTGTGTGTGGAAATCATTTCACTCACATTAGTCTAATTGAAATATCTTAGGGCAATGATGATCAGCAGCCGATGGAGTTGCAGTGTAGGTTACGCTTCCACTGTCTTTTCAGAGCTGCAGCACCGTTCAGGGCTGCGCTTGTAATTTCATCAGCAGTTTCTCTGACAGCAAAGCGGCCTTAGTTTCTTTGCGACTCTGCTGTTCGCTGCTACCCCCTTAACTGTATGGATACATGTGTTTGGTGTTGTGCTATTAACTGCATCACCAAATTCTTTGAGTTTCAGCAGTGCGTCAAAACTGTAAACAGTTATTCACATATCTGAGGGTTAGAaagcagcagtgtgggagcagaaAGAATAGGCGAAGGTGGGAACTGCAGCTTTCTTCCTGTAATTTACACTCGAATCATCTGTTGCAGTCTGTAAGCACGTCCTATTCCGAGATGTGGGTTTCAGCTGAGCTAAAACAGGCTTTACTGATACTTCAGCTGGCTAACAAAGTTTCGCAGATGGTCACATTATGGTTGCGACTGCAGAGATTGTTCTGGTCTGTTGAAATCTGTTCTTGCCATCCTGGGAAGAGCTGTAGTGTGCCGTAGCTTTTTACTGATCATGTTATTGGTGGTGTTTGTCATGCCAATAGGCACAGTGGGGAACAGCATGTCCCAGAACGGGAGGTAATTGAACCAGAAGGGAAGACTTCCTCAGGGCCAAGGAGAGAAACGCGTGGATCGAGTAGTTGGTGTAAACTGTTCAGTTTACTAATCGCGCTTAATATGGCTTTCCTGAGATCGATTTCTTACCAGGAGCATTCTTAACAAGCTTCAGCTAAGAAATGGGAGTTATTAATCATGAGTTCATCGAAACAGGTTTGTGTTCAGGAAATAGGCTGTTCCTAGTGCTAGAAGTCTGCACTAGCAGTTCCTCTTAGCCAGTCTGTGGCAACTCCTCCACTGTTTTCCTTACCCTAGCTTTGTCAcggtttggtttttttggtacTGATGATGATGCCTTTGCTTAGTTTATTCTAGGCCTCTCGAATGGTCTGAAAAAGCTGCCATCTGTCTCTGTCCCTTTTTAAATATTAGCTTCGTAAGCATCTTGAGACTACTTTGCAGAGTGCTTTGATATGTATGTAACGTGTCAAGAGACTAGAAACTTAATACACCTGTTAATGTATTGTGTCTCTCCAGATgagtcttttttcccctcttatttgAAGCAGTGATTTTGTATACAGCAACCTTGTGCGTTAACGTATGTTCAAAGAAACTGTTGCTTCTGTTCCCACCGTAGTATTCATATAAGGCCAAAAAGTAACTGCTGTTGGGGACTCTTGCTTCATAACCCTAAATTTGTGTGCAGTGATGACAGCTGTGTCCTGACCGTGACTTGACGGTGGCTTGTCTGCTCTGTTTGCACATGATCTGTAGCTGACATACCTCTTCAGGGATGGACAGGGTATGGTAGGAATTCCCTTGTTGAGGCTTCATTCAAATCACGCTTACCAGGAATGTGATGGAATCTATATGTATGCTTTAGGCTGTTTATTTAGACAGTGCCAAGCCAAAACTAATGCGGAATATCTATTGAATAACCTCTTTTTAAAGAGGTAAGTTTAAAAAATCCCTTTGATTTACTAGGCACAGTGAAAACGGGCAGCCTTGGATATTCCAGCGTGGAGTCAGCCCACTTACTCAAGATAATTTTCACATTGTGAAGACTTGACAGAGCACAAgcattgctggggggggggaggagggttgGCTAGCTTCAATTTATAggagactgtttaaaaaaaaaaaaaaacgcaaaagGAGTAGGCAGGAGATAGAACAGCTGGACAGAGAGCATTCAACTTTACAGCTTCTGGGAAGCTGTTAGACCGTGTAGGACATGGTGAGTATGTCACTTCAGTGTTAGCTCTTGCCCCACTCACCACTGTGCAGAAAGATGCGGTTTCTTGTGGCTGTTAGTACTTGGGGAAACTGCTGCCTCAACCAGAGGATGACCTAAAACCTTATTGAGTATATCAGTAACGTTCAGTAATAGTGCTTTAGGTGAGTGCCATGCTAAGGCCAAAATGAAGCTTTGCGCTGGGTTTGTGTGTTCTGGTTGGTTCAGCTAATGCTCCATAGTACATTATACTTAGCTGTAACCTTGTTTGCTTTGGTAGCTGCATAACACAAACACTGAGGAAAGCTGCTCAGCTCACAGCGTGCATTGGCATTTCACAAAACCTAGGGCGAGAAGCAGTTCTCATCTTTTTTCGGAACTGAATGTACTTCCTGACTGAGGAATAAATAGGCTGGTAGCGATGGCAAATGTAAAAGTAACATGTGGTGAGCTTCTAGCTACATTTTGATTATTTGGGTTTAGCATACTCAAAGTTAGGCTGTGTGTGTCTTGCcccaaagagtgtttttttttaatcgagATCGTTTGTCTCATGGTATTTCCGTTTAGGGAATTGATCTTGCTGAACTACTTTGAAACTGGGGAAAATATCCTGTGTTCAGTTTAAAGTTAGCTTTGATGCTAATGGTATTTAAGTGTCTCAAGTTACCACAAAATACAATTGCCCTGAAGTCGCTTTGAAATTCATGTAAAAATCTTCTTTGTTCTTTACTTTAgagttatttaaaattaaaaactgctGCATCCAGTCTGGGAATCTTCTGAAATTTGAAATTGTAAAGTAAATTTCTTAGTTTCAGTATTTGCGATAAGATAGTTGAAAGCACAGCCACCTGATTTAGTCTCTTACGGCTTAAAACGTATAACTAACATTCTCTCTCTTAATGCTTAAACTCTCACTGGTACAGAGCAGTGATTACTGATCTGTTCCTTGCTTATAATTCTGAAATGTGTTTGTATTTCTTGTTTGTTCTAGCTTTTACAAAACTGATCACAGTAAATGGCCAAGAATATCATCTTCAGCTGGTTGACACTGCTGGCCAAGTAAGTAATCTTTTTCTGTTCGAGTCTTTCTTCAGAGTTAAGACAACGGGTATTCATACTCCAGTAGAACTAAATTGGTAGTGACCCATGCGTTCAAAACTGAAGTTTAATTTAAATGATGCTGCCTCATTGTTAAATCACCAAAGAGCAATGTTTTTATACTGTTTATTTAaaggcttctttttttcccccctgtctaTTGCTGTCCAAACAGTAACTATTGTTTAAAGTAGatgatgtcttaaaaaaaaaaaaaaaaaaaaaaaagaagaaggaactgTTTTAACTTGAATGTACCAAAAGGTTGTGCTTGTAAGTAGCCCCCTTAATGTTTATGGACTAAACTGACAGTCCTGCTTTAGATGGAGAACGTCAATTCAATAAACTGGCCAGAAGTTGTTCGTGACTCCATTCTTTTTATACGCTCTAGCTACACCACGGTGATTTTGTATCCATGAAATGTTCCTAAGAAGTAGACAGAAACGCATATAGGCAGTACTTGTACTAGCTTACTGGTAGCCTGGTCaatttgtttaaatttttaataaaGTGATGGTTCATGCATGCTTCTGAGCTGTAATGAAGAGGACTGCAGGACGAGGCCCTAAACAAGTGTCCTGTGGCATGGTCAGTAGGCTTCATGCAGTACAAGTATTCATTATATAGTGCTGCTTGTCAGAGCTTGTAGGCGAGTGCACATTCCAGGCACAAAAATGCTCTGTCTTTTGAAAGACTttattaaaaagggggggggggtggaggagcAATGTTAAACCCCTGTCTTTTTATCCTGAATTTAGTATTGTTTACATGATCTTGCCTACTGTGAGTTTCTGATATTTTGCCTGTGGGTTTTTCAAAACTGAGTAGCATTAAATAATCATAGCATTGACAAATCCATTGCTAGTACTTCAGACTTTAAAGCTGCAGGAGGACACTGGTTCGTAGCTGGGGGAGTATTCAGAAGGGTTGTAACCTTCTAGGCATGATCGATGCCTTTCTTTGAAGAGGACTGTAGGACTGAAGAATAACCAGGCGTTATTTAGGTATTGTAAGCTTGTGCTGCCCGGTAACATCGTATCCTTTTAAAATCTGTCGGATAAGCCCAAAGTGATTAGAAACACTGATACTGACCATACCTAATGGGACAAGCGTTGTATGAGAGGGGATATTCTGCAGAGGAGAGTGAGGTTGCGAGATGGACACACTGTTTTGGAATAGTTATCTATGAAGTGTGAGTAGCAGAGCAAACTCGATGGGCTTTGCTTTGTGCTAAAAGCATGCTTTCCTTACTTTTACAAATGGTGCTACAATTTGAGAAGCAaagtttctctttcagaaagaaatggcaTTCTAAGAAGGCAATGTAACCGCACCAGTAACATACCTCTGTTGTGCGGGTTTATTTTCAAGGTTGATTTAATGTTGTGCAGTATTATAAAACTCTCTAATTTTTTTCCACTCTGTGGTTATTTCCAGATTTGATCCTTCCTATGAAGGACTTGAACTTTGAGTTCTGGCTCATAGGGTTAGAGGGAAGAGAAGATGCTGGGTTATGGAAAGCATGGTTTGAACAGATCTCTTCCCAAATTCTGTCTTGCTTAATGATCCATAGGAGTCCTCATGCGTGTATATAGCATAGCAAAGATTATATTGTGGATTTATGTGATGTacttaaaaacaaagttacagCCACATTGTGTTGTCTCTTACCAAAGTCCTTGATTTGACTCACGAATTCCAGGAAGCGTACTGGTGGGGGTGTGgttggctttttatttatttatttactttaactTCAAATAAGCCAAAAACTTTTGAGTCACGAACTAGAAACACTTGAGGTTATGGCACTTCTTTTTTTGGTACCCCTTTTCTGTCCTGTACCGCTGTACCTTTTGTGACTGTCTACTCAGATTTCCATAGTTCAGTAAAACAGGTGTTCCAGTATGGGATCACGGAAGAGAAGTGTAAGAGCATATCTTATCTAAACCTGTCTTCCAACTGTGGCAATGCCAAGGAATTCCAGATAAAGTCAAATAACTGGAGTTGCACTTTCACCTGTTTTACATGCAGACTAGCTCGGGTCCCTTCTGTATTGACTTTTGGATTACACAGCCAACTGAAGGAGCAGTTTGGCATTTGAGTAAAAATGGGGATGGGTTGTCCTCAGTGTGTAGCTATAAAGGCAAATAAGGGCATCTTTTGTCAAGTGTTATTCTAGAATGTTTTTTGGCTGAATCTGTGAAGAAGTTGATTTAAAAGGGTTTTTCCCATTTGCCTGTTAACGGAAATTCGATTTCTTTTAGCTGTCTAGATTTAAGCTGAATGATTGCACTGCTCCATCTGTTTGGTCATGACAATATACATTAGAGGTTATGTGATTTTTAAGCTAAAATTAACATCTTAAGAAGCATAGGTGAAAAAAATTGAGAACTTGTACATTAAGACATATGGTTATTGTCAAAAATGTAAATGTTCCCTGAGAACATCTATTAAagcatttaatttgtttttttaacatgggATTCATAGTATTTGTGTTGCATTTTCTGCAATCTTTCAATCTTCTTTCAAAACTACTGGTTCATTAATCTGTTAGGTCAGTGTTTTCTATATGGGAAATATAGAAAcagtgattaatttttttttatgaaacattTGCCATATAATAAAAACTTCTAGTTCTCATAAAGCaactaataaataataattctCCCATTTACAGTTGATAAGCCTTAGTTGGTTGATAAGCTGCAGTTGCTCAGTTCCTTGCAGGTGCAATTTTGGTGTGATCAGTGCCACTTAAAATATCAAGCTGCTAGATCCTGTCTTCAGCTGTTGAAATGTGGAATTTGATTGGAATGTATCACTAGCAAGATAAGAGGTGTAATTGCTAATTAGTGGTAATTCTGAGTGGATGTTTTGTACTAACataaactgataattaagcacaGTAAAAGGATTGGGAATAGCTTTAGCTGATCCATAGTCTTAGAGGGAATAAACCAGAAAGGCTGTGGATTTTttgtttatctatttatttttttaagagtataCAGACTAACtcaggctgtgccccaggctTGCTTCACTTTCTTTTAATTTGGTAAAGATTCCGCAGTTGGCATTATGATGGAAAAAACCCTCAATTCTTGAAGTACTGCATATACGAGAAAGTCATGCACCTCGCATCTTATAAATACGACTAACTTAACTGCTGGTGATCTGCTAGTATCAAGTTCTGAACTGTGGCAGTAAGTAACTTTTAAATGCAATATTCCTTCCTCAGGATGAATACTCCATATTTCCTCAGACGTACTCCATAGACATCAATGGCTACATTCTTGTTTATTCAGTCACGTCAATAAAAAGGTAATAAAATCTGTTATATTCTCATGGTTCAGGTAGCAACCAGATACATTCTCGTCTCAGCTCCTggttttgctgtattttctttacatGTGTATAATTCATTTATTCTCTTTCCCttataaataaaatggaaataaaaatcaaTGGCTTTCCAGAAACTTCCCCTCAGATCCAAATGTCACAGGCACTTTGCTGACTAATAAAAAAGATACTGTGTAAGAAATGAGAAGAACTGAACTGTACTGATGAGGTGTAAGTAAAAGTATGTAGATTGATTTCAGGAATAAGTTGAGTTCATTGCTCTAGCATCAGATAGAAAGATGGACTTGAAACTGAAACTGAACTGAAAGGGCACTGTACGCTTTTGTGAATTAGTCAGTCAGCTGGTAGCTCAGTCCCTCAGCCTTGCAGCTTCTTACAGTACTGAGATTTCTTTGACTTCCTATCTTGGCTTGTTCTTGTAAATCATCAAAAACTTCCATACAGATAGCAATAGAGGACTTTTGGCCTGTGGACTAACTCCTGCCCTGTTGAAGCAAGTATCTTTTTGACCAATTTTCCAGAGTAACTCTTCTGTCCTCATAGCTGGCTACAGTCTATTCTGACATGAGGACGGATTCCATCATAACTGGAATCCATCATTTGCTTGTAAGAAGTATTTTGACCTTCTTGCAAGGTTTTGTCAGCTGCCATTATTTTGTCTCCTCCctctgtttttcttgctttgtttaaaTATTAGTCTGAATAGGTCTTAGTTTTTTGGTATTGTACAACATCTTCATTATGATAGCTAAAATAAGGATTAGTTGAAGGTTTTGAGCAAAACGATTAAGACCTGAGACTGTTCACCTCATCATTAGGAGGGTAAGAGAGTGCTTCCTCTTCATGCATAACACCTAGTTCTCCAAAAGGTAAAATGGAAACTCACAAGCTTTTATAAATTGCATGCCTTTTCCTCTGAACTGGACAGAATTGGGCATCTCAAGTGCTCTTATCGTAGACTACCATAAAACAGGTAGAGCAACTTGATTTTTTGCTTGCTCATTGACTGTTCTGTGCTTCTCAAAGAAGGCATATGGTCTGGTTATAAACTTCTATTTCTTGCAAGGCCTTCAGTGTTGAACAGGTGTTAAAGATAAGAACCAAGAATGGAAGATTCCTAGTTGCAGAGTAGTAAAGGAAGACTGTGATTTGGAGGAAATGCAACAGGTGTTACACTTTAATCTAGAGATACTAAActacctaactttttttttttctttctttctttcttttttaagtcagAGATTCATTATTGGTGCTGAGAAACCTTGTATGAAATAAGAGTTAGTATTCTTAACCTTAAGTGGGGATTCATCCGCTTATCAATCAGCATTTTCTCTTTACTATATATGTGGCACTGTTGGACACAAGTATCTGACCAAAGTCAACATAGATTGCTTGGAGGCTTCTGTAGCTTGTGCTGTTCCCTGATCAGCAGCTAAAGGACTTGCTCTTTGATAGTTACTGCAGTCTTTGTCTGATGGTGTCTTGCACTTAGCAGCTCCTTGAGCTTAACAGCCCAGAtaaatgaaaatttgttttctgtggTAGCATTCCAACACTTAAATAGAAACCAGTTATGGTGAAAATACTGATAGAATAAGATATGTTAAGATTGCAGGTGGATACTGTATTCATCAATATTTTAGTCTTAATCAACTTATtgcaagtttttctttcttcctttaaactTCAAAGCATCAATAATTATGTCTTGTTTTATTACGTTATCTTGTATTCTGTACTAAGACAGTGTTTAGGCAATAGAACAGATCTTCCGCAGTACTCCAGCTCAGATGACTCACCTGGGCAGTCAGATTGCATTCACTGTCTTGGTTTCTGTCACTTGGGTCGAAGTGTATATATTGATCTGAGTATTGATCCATCAGGGTACCAGCTTTGACAGCAAACAGTacaaatatcctttaaaaaaaaaaaaaagtataatcttCTCTGCTAAACTCCAGTGGGAAGTTTAAATGGGACTTGAGTAAAAGCTAATGCCCTACTTTTTTAATATTCCCAGACTTTCAGCAGCAAGGTTACTGAAAGGCTTTTGCTCTAGTTTAGCTTAATTAAATTCCAGTTTTGTATCTTGCTAAGTTTCATGATTTTGTATAACACATTTGTCTGACAGTTTGTAAATTTTTGGTTCCCTTCACACACTGATAATGTTTACTATAACACTATTTGCTCGACTGAACTGGAAAGGATTTCTTATGGTCTTCAGACCTCTTGCTGTTTCAGGACTTTGTTACACTCTTTTATGGGTTGGTCAATATCTATTTTAAACTCTGCCCCTGCACCTTCTTCTACCCTGATTAGTTTGGAAAGCTTTCTAAATCCTTCAATTGATCTAGTCAAGCCAATTTCATTCCTGGCAGGTCTTAGCAACTTGTTTCCCTGTCAGTATTTTATTTGAGTTTAAATAGTGCTTCTCTTTTTGTCTGCTTTGATCTCTTAATAAAGGTCAGCTGTTTCTCCTTAGTCTTTTTAGCTAAAAACTGAACTCTTGAACTATACTAGATAAGCAGATATACAGAATTGGGAAATGAAGAGCCTTAGGAATGCGAAGAATCGTATTTCTATAGAACTTTTAGCAGAACTATACACTGGAACCTCAGGTGAGGACTCACTGGTGTCCTGCGCAAGggcatggcattttccagctctgCTGGAAACAGTACACCTAATAGTGAAAAGGAAGCAGTGTATTATATTATACTAGCAACTCAGTTATCCTATGGCTAGTACCCTAGATCTTCCCTGTGGCTTCAGACTAAGGAACATATTTGTGGTCTGTAGcagatgttttatttctttcccctGTTTCTGTTTGCAGGGTCATCTAGTTCTACTTGTAGTAATGCCTCTGAACTTTGAGCAAGCTCCAGTTAACTCatattttttgaaataattaGAAGAATGTGAAATCTTTTCCAAGACCAGTTCTCAAGACCAGAATTTCACTAATAGCTTTTCAGCATAAGCTGTTTGTAACTTCAAGTCCTTTCATTGATTcctatattttttctatttaatatGTAGCATCATACCTGATTTATTAATAGTGAGTTGTGCCAGACTAAGtcacttttttctttgcaaagaacTCATTTCCTTAACAGGAGGACTAAGAGCTGAACATTAAAAAGTGTTGTGTTCTAGCCTACCCCATTCACTTACATATGTTGTCTCTAAAATTACTGCTGAAGTCGGACAAACAGAGCTAGCTGACACAAAATCCTTTCTAAATATATAGTAACCTTTCTTGTTTCGGAAGTGAGAATTTTTAATGATTTAGATAGCTTGAATAGCACTTGTAGGCACCAGTTCTTTCAGAACTGTGGGTTGGAAGTATATTTGAATGCTGCTCTATTTTTAAGTGTCTgaattctaattaaaatgcaGTGCAAGTCAAGATACTGCCTGTGGCTAACAACCTTGGAAGCTGGAAAAGTTTCAGTCACTTCTTTGTTGCAGTATATTTGCGTGTATAATCTGTGAACCTGTGCTTCTCTCCTTAAACAAAACTGAATTGTGCACTTCTgtatcagtattttttttcataatgtaaTTGGAGGAGCACAATGTCTACTCTTTAAGCCTGTTTATAACTCATTCTGAAAAGCACTAAATGTCGAATGCAGTGGATTTTGTTAGTGAGGCTTTAGGGTTCTTGGCATTTCGTAGTACTGCTTCTTATCTCCAGTCATTCAAACTTCATGTACGTTATAGGTGAACAGACAACAAGTATTTGAATAACCACTGTTTCAGTATCATCTTGCAGATCAGTTTACTCATGTTCCATAGAGAATTATAACTCGGGCGACTCTTGCCTTTCACGTGCATGAAACCATAGAATTCTATATGAACGAAGTTTTCTTAAAAAGTGATGTATTATGTCAAGGCAGAGTGCACTTAACTGGATGCTTCTTTGGAACTGTGCTTTAATTTGACATGCTCATCCAGGCTTGTTGGAATATAGTAGTTAAATTTCTTACTGCAGCTACAAACCAgattggggtggggagggggtggaATGCTTTCTTAGTGCTCGTATGTTAGATGCATCAGTCCTAAGTAATGTTACTTATTTCTGCAAGTATCATAACTGGGGAGGCTATAATGATAGGCAGTAGACTagccttttgtcatttctgggaCCATTTTGTCTGTTGTACGCAAATCAGTAACACTTTCAGCATCTCTGAAGTTCTGCCACTATACATAGAATAGGTTTTAAACACGGTAATCTACATATGCCATTAATTGCTTGTGTATTGGGTATTAAGGATAAACATTGGAGTGCATGTGTGACTTCATCCctttattttgcagttttgaaGTGATAAAAGTTATCCATGGCAAGTTATTGGATATGGTGGGAAAAGTCCAGTAAGTAGTGACACTTTCATCTCATTTCATTGCAGGCATGTTACTAGTACTTTGTTCAGTATACTATAACTATTCTGAAGTTCTGAACTTTCTTTCACAGAATACCCATTATGCTGGTTGGAAATAAAAAAGACCTGCATATGGAACGGTATGTGAACTCCAGTGTATGTGAAATGTAAGACAGCAGCAGGcattcctgtggctgcagtacaGTAGTTTTGTTCTTGGCTTTCcataactgaaataaaaattgaaggTTAAAATAAGGTGCTGGCAAAGGAATTGTGTCCAGAACGTGAACTAAGAGCCATGAACTTTTGTTCTGATGTTGATTCGCACTATGAGATTCCAAGGACAGTGGTTTAACACTTGGTTTTCttcaaaacaaccaaccaaagtGTATTTTTCATAACTGTAAAACACTAGATGGTATTACAGATTATAAAAATGAAACTGCTTTGGGACAACTGCTCTTCTGGGTCACAACAGAGTTTTACCTGACCCACTAGTGTATTTGACAGTAGCCAATAGCAGATGCTCAGGATCACAGACTTCACAAAACATTCctattatatgtatgtatatgcttTGGTTCTCTGAGGACTTTCCTGAAGTATTGAATTCCAGTTCTTCTGCAAgttaaaaagaaacacttttaTTTTCTGAACTTTTTCTCTTTGGTCAGGGTGATCAGCTATGAAGAAGGGAAAGCTTTAGCAGAATCCTGGAATGCAGCTTTCTTGGAATCTTCTGCTAAAGAAAATCAGGTAACAGATTAAGATTAACTTTATTTGAATAACAACATAATGGGATGTCTCTGTAATCTCACTCAATAAAGGAAGCTAAAATATATGCTTGTACTCAACAGATAATTTGTGTAGATGGTTGGAAACAAAACGGCTGTCTGCATTCGGGTTTAAGTATGCAAGTTTTTTCCATGTATCTGTAAACGAAAAAGGGAAGTGAATAACTGAATGCTTAGCTTCACTGAAGGTAGCAGAAGAGTTAGTGACAAATGAAAACTTGAATCTGCATTgtgggtgggacagggtctgtggtcCACTACGGTTACCTTAAATAGTGAGCTTGTGGTGTTGCAGAGGAGTAGACTGGTACAAGGGGAAGAACCTTGTGTTTTTAAGGTGCTAGGCAAGACTTCATTGCTCTAATGTGAGGAATAATGGTTtcatgagcccctgacaaatcaaataaaaattacagcacagcagaggctgctcgACACTATTGTGAAACAGCTGTAGTCAAGTTGACAGAAGGCCACAATCTGACCAAATACGACCCAGACACACTTACACTTGTTGGTTTCctatcagagaaagaaaatgcttaattACATCTTAAATAGCATCCTTTTTTTCATGCTTAAACTTGCTTTAACATACCTCCTGAATATGTTTTGGTATTTGATTTTGTTCCTGTGGCTGTTGATAATACTTCAACTGTCACTGATTTGACACCCTACTTATGTAAGCTACAAAGATTGCTAATTTGGACTTGAAGTAATGAAGAACTGCTGTTgcgttttttatttttgtgtggattttttgtgtgttttttgttttgttttgttagctATTGCTTGCAGCAGCTTGGCATAGTCAATACTCTGCTTTTTGAAAATGCAGAAATATGATAGGGTCAAAAGGACACCATCAGGCTAGTTTGAAACAAATGAGTCTGTATTAGTCCTTATGCAGAAGAAATGCTTTGTCCTGTGTTCGTCCTGTGTTTAACCTAGGGTATCACATCCTCAGCCTCCTGGATAATCTCAGCACAATCAAATGGTTCTAGAGCTAGGACAGAACTTGTTTAAAcagcctttccttccctccttcccatcccccaaagcaaaacaaataacttGTTTGATAACTTCTAAAA contains:
- the RHEB gene encoding GTP-binding protein Rheb, with amino-acid sequence MPPSKSRKIAILGYRSVGKSSLTIQFVEGQFVDSYDPTIENTFTKLITVNGQEYHLQLVDTAGQDEYSIFPQTYSIDINGYILVYSVTSIKSFEVIKVIHGKLLDMVGKVQIPIMLVGNKKDLHMERVISYEEGKALAESWNAAFLESSAKENQTAVDVFKRIILEAEKIDGAASQGKSSCSVM